A window of the Dictyostelium discoideum AX4 chromosome 4 chromosome, whole genome shotgun sequence genome harbors these coding sequences:
- a CDS encoding BRWD group protein, which yields MENTENKILDKRKEYEKEIYNKEIDQCDDNNINREINYLVYRWLNSQNGIDKNLVTSLFQDFNKNDLLPKKVNWLGQQENFTSNELNEKYKHIQSDHIKSIFSSYRDLAIQHGHFSKLPFQINTLLGDNAYSMIPKGFNDKKDNDNNGDNNLLNKEKIPDNNNNNNSSSSSSSNSNTNKKKIKVSYLYNRPQVVTPTALQPENTTNTTTTTTATTTTTTTTTTTNNTNVQTTPTNTTNTTLTTPPPQIPILPTTVPDIDIQQQQQQQQQQQQQTISKSKNEDINNNNNILSIQRNRYKSFTMMRFTENPFDFSIPIPVKLSGQEVISKSLKSTSQLPISFYSNFKNSLIVYGHKAPTYCLQFDKSGRLYFTGSDDHLVKVWSTYSGRLIATLRGHLGDITDMCTSFDNSLLATASNDNVIRIWNLNSNQYDSIASLTGHDPSVNNTITSISFLSNPTTRLLVSSDSFGQCKLWNLDKSNHVISLSLNDNGSQSTINTGNINDEQIDTEMITDAEVPILTATTITTAITTTATTATATIATTTTTTTPGKTNEITGTTMNKGGTLIVASVDSSLKIWSTLFNPPKLVNTLEGHPTTILALQYSHGSDAIVSGSYDGTVIIWRHSGGPKWDHVIFNIKNTQRPNQANSHPKKVARSKATFKNVIWSHDDRFIITTDYNMIRVWNSLDGSFHLEMAEHTSEVYVTSCHPFDSRLIMSSGYDSQVILWSIETGEIIKKFVLQEPGFQCQILDGCFSPDGQKFIVTNSTGKWFMFELGLGSDINNLKKLVPNEQYFLTDYHPLIRDANGNVLDELTQTPPHLMPRAMLVNYQGLPYPDHYNFTDQDAIYHLEPYKNTSNYKRDLKIQKEFERREVYTFNQGNPSNIPSHPIVIFVASEPKPQPKKIPKKPRRPWDQIEEEIIDDEIIFPSDPSDEDFNPSDASENSSEDEQQQQHQQQQQDDDDDDDDDEDYDSDGKKMSTRKKSKIKADKRKKRLLKQSKKFTRRNTSPSKFNEIMNTFDLPEDDDNNSNNNNRKAVSNKRLSNKQKKRYNLINDGEIEMDDDDQYLNDNILDSDDNDYEHRNRYDNDEFSGSESYNGSDGGGGGGDDDSDNSSDNSSENDSSANGSDSDYSGSKSNKNKRGDKSKRNKKGKKNVKNKKVQKRGRKKSSTSSSSSTSHNQNHLTASALKKLNDIRKKKEILPVCPKWLSITSTTSETFYSPQVGDFIFYFYQGHTKYLEKFPPNGIESNLDNKSIVNYILNNNNINNNNNNNNNNNNNNNNNNNNNNNGVDDQQINSDDDDSQKIIKKSYQECIIKNLNYFISPDGTHKVVITLLPVFDQQVPPQNQNDESNFYTVIYHVSDIPDYLVLASKVRKSMLTDWTVPNKRFRMFYPASGWYNGTIIEISDSDPLFPNSPWENIKVLWDDTEEEDRVNYWEIDEKFDDDQNPQKIKEIKDENENEKVIENNQQQQQQQPQQQPQQQPIQNNQQLSINNTNVNNNNNNNNNNNNNNNNNNNNNNNNNNNNNSLNGGLVDYSGNNNNNNNNNFNYNSNNNLSMSGILDYTNFNNNNNNFMNYNMYQGNYNGMMMNNNTSNYSYLDPNNSNMYMQTYPQNSTMQNQQQPQLNNIYYNSQLQPTNYNYTNNFNTNYSNFNNSSSNIMNYNTNNNFNSPPTATTSNTTTTTTTTTETSNNNNNNNNNNNNNNNNNNFKDNILRIKIQYVESIEDEKIENLKKEMKEFLENDEITDIYSEPVDLKLYPLYIRFVPHPMDISTIIKRLESSYYRSLDAIYFDAKLIMIDAYVYNKPNTMVAKNSKLVFHRISDILKEAANYTPSDILLQSGGSFDSFTLKSMAADKDDSQLDDEDDSMVSGVTNDDDDDDDNLANNNHGNNKSRNGDGLEGDISISDSEHDNSKTGKNITRSLLSPSEDEGGINVNRTPSKRGRKKANATTTTTTTTTTTSSTPSKRLITGRLTRSRSNQSNEESDDDGFIDDNNSSHQNGGKILDDSDNDDKNQNGTDNDYNDDDDDDDNDGDSTNKKRKSIKNQTEPITKRQRTNRLIFEDEDEDDNNQEEDEEDYQEKPKPKPRSKQTTPKVTTPRKRGRKKIDQSEEEEDEDQSDVNSNNNSDNESGGEDGYSGEDGSESESNNGGDIDDEEFLNLLEKPKSKPKGRGRPSFKNNNNNNNINNNVNLTPSKRGRGRPPKSN from the exons atgGAGAATACAGAGAATAAAATATTAGATAAAAGGAAAGaatatgaaaaagaaatatataataaagaaatagaCCAATGTGATgacaataatataaatagggaaataaattatttagtttATAGATGGTTAAATAGTCAAAATGGTATCGATAAGAATTTAGTAACATCATTATTtcaagattttaataaaaatgaccttttaccaaaaaaagtGAATTGGTTAGGCCAACAAGAAAATTTTACATCAAATGAAtta aatgaaaaatataaacataTACAATCTGAtcatataaaatcaattttctCAAGTTATAGGGATTTAGCGATACAACACGgtcatttttcaaaattaccTTTTCAAATTAATACACTTTTAGGTGATAATGCTTATTCGATGATACCAAAAggttttaatgataaaaaagataatgataataatggtgataataatttattaaataaagaaaagataccagataataataataataataatagtagtagtagtagtagtagtaatagtaataccaataaaaagaaaataaaagtttcttatttatataatagaCCTCAAGTAGTCACTCCAACTGCTCTACAACCTGAAAATACTACTaacaccactactaccaccactgccactaccactaccactaccactactacaacCACCAATAACACAAATGTacaaacaacaccaacaaatacaacaaatacaacattAACAACGCCACCACCACAAATACCGATATTACCAACAACTGTACCAGATATAGATAttcaacagcagcaacaacaacagcaacaacagcaacaacaaacaatttcaaaatcaaagaatgaggatataaataataataataatatattatcaattcaaAGAAATAGATATAAATCATTTACAATGATGAGATTCACCGAGAATCCATTCGATTTTAGTATACCAATACCAGTTAAACTTTCTGGTCAAGAAGTTATAAGTAAATCTTTGAAATCAACAAGtcaattaccaatttcattttattcaaattttaaaaat agTTTAATAGTATATGGTCATAAAGCACCAACATATTGTTTACAATTTGACAAATCTGGTAGATTATATTTTACAGGATCAGATGACCATTTAGTTAAAGTTTGGTCAACATATAGTGGTAGATTAATTGCAACTTTAAGAGGTCATTTAGGTGATATTACAGATATGTGTACAAGTTTTGATAATAGTTTACTTGCAACTGcttcaaatgataatgtcATTAGAATTTggaatttaaattcaaatcaataTGATTCAATAGCATCATTGACTGGTCATGATCCATCTGTTAATAATACGATCActtcaatctcttttttatcaaatccaACCACTAGATTATTAGTATCGAGTGATTCATTTGGTCAATGTAAACTTTGGAATTTAGATAAATCAAATCAtgtaatttctttatcattaaatgataatggtaGTCAAAGTACAATCAATACAggtaatattaatgatgaaCAAATAGATACAGAGATGATTACAGATGCTGAAGTACCAATATTGACTGCAACTACGATAACAACggcaataacaacaacagcaacaacagcaacagcaacaatagcaacaacaacaacaacaacaacaccaggTAAAACTAATGAAATTACAGGTACAACAATGAATAAAGGTGGTACATTAATTGTAGCTAGTGTTGATAGTTCATTAAAGATTTGGTCAACATTATTTAATCCACCAAAATTGGTAAATACATTAGAGGGTCATCCAACTACAATTTTAGCATTACAATATAGTCATGGTAGTGATGCAATTGTGTCGGGTAGTTATGATGGTACCGTTATCATTTGGAGACATAGTGGTGGACCAAAATGGGATCatgtaatttttaatattaaaaatactcAACGTCCAAATCAAGCAAATAGTCATCCTAAAAAAGTGGCAAGATCAAAAGCAACCTTTAAAAATGTGATTTGGTCACATGACGATCGttttatcatcaccaccGATTACAATATGATTAGGGTTTGGAATTCATTGGATGGTAGTTTTCATTTGGAAATGGCTGAACATACATCAGAGGTCTATGTAACTAGTTGTCATCCGTTCGATTCAAGATTGATAATGAGTTCAGGTTATGACTCTCAAGTGATTCTATGGTCAATTGAAACTGGTGAGATTATAAAGAAATTCGTTTTACAAGAACCAGGTTTTCAATGTCAGATTTTAGATGGTTGTTTCTCACCCGATGGTCAAAAATTCATTGTGACAAATTCGACTGGAAAATGGTTTATGTTTGAGTTGGGTTTAGGTTCCGATATTAATAATCTAAAGAAATTAGTACCAAACGAACAATACTTTTTAACAGATTATCATCCATTAATTCGTGATGCCAATGGAAATGTTTTGGATGAACTCACTCAAACACCACCCCATCTCATGCCAAGAGCAATGTTGGTCAATTATCAAGGTTTACCTTATCCAGATCATTATAATTTCACTGATCAAGATGCTATCTATCATTTAGAACCTTACAAAAATACTTCAAACTATAAGagagatttaaaaattcaaaaggaATTTGAAAGACGTGAAGTTTATACTTTTAACCAAGGTAATCCTTCCAATATCCCATCTCATCCAATTGTTATTTTCGTTGCATCTGAACCAAAACCTCAACCtaaaaaaataccaaaaaaaCCACGTAGACCATGGGATCAAATTGAAGAGGAAAtcattgatgatgaaatCATTTTTCCAAGTGATCCATCTGATGAAGATTTTAATCCATCTGATGCTTCAGAAAATTCATCAGAagatgaacaacaacaacagcatcaacaacaacaacaggatgatgatgatgatgatgacgatgacgaAGACTATGATAGTGATGGTAAGAAAATGTCAACAAGAAagaaatctaaaattaaagCCGATAAAAGAAAGAAACGTCTATTAAAGCAATCTAAAAAATTCACTAGAAGGAATACAAGTCcttctaaatttaatgaaattatgaATACTTTTGATTTACCagaggatgatgataataatagtaataataataatagaaaagcTGTCTCCAATAAACGTTTATCCAATAAACAAAAGAAACgttacaatttaataaacgatggtgaaattgaaatggatgatgatgatcaatatttaaatgataatattttagatagtgatgataatgattatGAACATAGAAATAgatatgataatgatgaatttaGTGGTAGCGAAAGTTATAATGGtagtgatggtggtggtggtggtggtgatgatgatagcGACAATAGTAGTGATAATAGTAGCGAAAATGATAGTAGCGCTAATGGTAGTGATTCAGATTATTCTGGatcaaaatcaaacaaaAATAAGCGTGGTGATAAaagtaaaagaaataaaaaaggtaaaaaaaatgttaaaaataagaaaGTTCAAAAAAGAGGTAGAAAGAAATCATCAACATCCTCCTCCTCCTCCACCTCTCACAACCAAAATCATCTTACAGCAAGTgcattaaagaaattaaatgatattagaaaaaagaaagaaattttaCCAGTTTGTCCAAAATGGTTATCTATTACTTCCACAACATCCGAAACATTCTATTCACCACAAGTTGGTGATTTCATTTTCTATTTCTATCAAGGTCATACCAAATATTTAGAGAAATTCCCACCAAATggaattgaatcaaatttagataataaatcaatagttaattatattttaaataataataatattaataataataataataataataataataataataataataataataataataataataataataataatggtgttgatgatcaacaaattaatagtgatgatgatgatagtcaaaaaattattaaaaagagtTATCAAGAATGTATTattaagaatttaaattattttatatcacCAGATGGTACTCATAAAGTTGTAATTACATTATTACCTGTGTTTGATCAACAAGTACCAccacaaaatcaaaatgatgAATCAAACTTTTATACGGTTATTTATCATGTCTCTGATATTCCAGATTATTTAGTATTGGCATCAAAGGTTAGAAAATCTATGCTTACAGATTGGACCGTTCCAAATAAACGTTTTAGAATGTTTTATCCTGCAAGTGGTTGGTATAATGGTACAATCATTGAAATCTCTGATTCTGATCCTCTCTTTCCAAATAGTCCTTGGGAGAATATTAAAGTACTTTGGGATGATACTGAAGAAGAAGACAGAGTTAATTATTGggaaattgatgaaaaatttGACGATGATCAAAATcctcaaaaaattaaagaaatcaaagatgaaaatgaaaatgaaaaagttattgaaaataatcaacaacaacaacaacaacaaccacaacaacaaccacaacaacaaccaatacaAAATAACcaacaattatcaattaacaataccaatgtaaataataataataataataataataataataataataataataataataataataataataataataataataataataataacaatagtttAAATGGTGGCTTAGTTGATTATAgcggtaataataataataataataataataatttcaactataatagtaataataatttatcaatgaGTGGAATTTTAGATtatacaaattttaataataataataataattttatgaaTTATAATATGTATCAAGGAAATTATAATGGTATGATGATGAACAACAATACTTCAAATTATTCATATCTTGACccaaacaattcaaatatgTATATGCAAACCTATCCTCAAAATTCTACCAtgcaaaatcaacaacaacctcaattaaacaatatcTATTATAATTCACAGTTACAACCTACAAATTACAATTATaccaataatttcaatacaAACTatagtaattttaataatagctcttcaaatattatgaattataataccaataacaattttaattcaccCCCAACTGCAACTACTTCAaatactactaccactaccactaccacaacAGAAacatctaataataataataacaacaacaacaacaacaataataataataataataataattttaaagataatataTTAAGAATTAAAATCCAATATGTTGAAAGTATTGAAGATGAAaagattgaaaatttaaagaaagagATGAAAGAATTTTTAGAGAATGACGAAATCACCGATATTTATAGTGAACCTGtagatttgaaattatatccATTGTATATTAGATTTGTTCCACATCCAATGGATATTAGTACAATTATAAAAAGATTAGAGTCAAGTTATTATAGAAGTTTGGATGCAATCTATTTCGATGCAAAGTTAATTATGATTGATGCTTACGTTtataataaaccaaatacAATGGTTGCAAAGAACTCAAAATTGGTTTTTCATAGGATCTCTGATATATTAAAAGAAGCTGCAAATTATACTCCATCTGATATATTATTACAAAGTGGTGGTAGTTTCGATTCTTTCACTTTGAAATCGATGGCTGCCGATAAAGATGATAGTCAATTggatgatgaggatgataGTATGGTTAGTGGTGTaacaaatgatgatgatgatgatgatgataatcttgcaaataataatcatggtaataataaaagtcgTAATGGTGATGGTTTAGAAGGTGATATTAGTATATCAGATTCTGAACatgataattcaaaaacTGGTAAAAATATCACAAGATCATTATTAAGTCCTTCAGAGGATGAAGGTGGCATCAATGTAAATAGAACTCCATCGAAAAGAGGAAGAAAGAAGGCTAAcgctaccaccaccaccactacaacTACCACTACAACTTCATCTACACCGTCAAAGAGATTAATTACAGGTAGACTCACCAGATCTCGTTCAAATCAGTCAAATGAAgaaagtgatgatgatggtttcattgatgataataattcatctCATCAAAATGGCGGAAAGATTTTAGATGATTCAGATAATGACGATAAAAACCAAAATGGTACTGATAATGattataatgatgatgatgacgatgacgaTAATGATGGAGATTCAACCaataaaaagagaaaatcaattaaaaatcaaactGAACCAATAACAAAGAGACAAAGAACGAATAGGTTAAtatttgaagatgaagatgaagatgataataatcaagAAGAGGACGAAGAAGATTATCAagaaaaaccaaaaccaaaaccaagatcaaaacaaacaacaccaAAAGTAACAACACCAAGAAAGAGAGGAAGAAAAAAGATTGATCAaagtgaagaagaagaagacgAAGATCAATCAGatgtaaatagtaataataatagcgaTAATGAAAGCGGTGGTGAGGATGGATATAGTGGTGAGGATGGAAGTGAGTCTGAAtcaaataatggtggtgatattgatgatgaagaatttttaaatctattagaaaaaccaaaatcaaaaccaaaaggAAGAGGTAGACCAAgctttaaaaacaataataataataacaatattaataataatgttaatttaACGCCATCTAAAAGAGGTAGAGGAAGACCTCCAAAATCTAAttaa